The Leeia aquatica DNA window TGAAGAATTTGCCGTCATCCTGCCGCAAACACGGCTGCAAGAGGCCGAGCAATCCATGGAGCGTTTACGCCAGCATGTGGCCGCGCACAGCTTGCAGGTAGATGGCCAAAGCTTGCGGATCACGGTGTCGATCGGGCTCACCCAGTATCGGGCTGGGGAGCCCTTGAACATCACCCTGGCACGTGCGGACAGCGCCCTCTACCAAGCCAAGGCAGCGGGCCGCAATCAGGTCATTTGCGATTTTGACGTGCTGCAGTCCCGCTGAATACGCTTACTGTTTGCGCAACAACAGTCCATTCAGGTAGTCGCCCTCCGGGAAGGACAGCGCGCTGGGATGATCCAGATCGGCATGCAAACGTCCGATGACCTGTGCCGAGACCCCAGCATCCAGCGCCGCGCCCGCCACCACCTTCTGGAACAGCTCCACCCCCATGCCGCCCGAGCAGGTAAAGGTCGCCAGATGACCGCCCGGCTTCAGCAGCTTCAAAGCCCACAGGTTGATGTCCTTATAGGCGCGGGTCGCTTTGGCCACGTGCGCGGCGGTCGGGGCAAATTTGGGCGGGTCCAGCACGATCAGGTCAAACTGGCGGTTCTGGTCCCGCAGACGGCGCAAATACTGGAACACATCGGCCTCGACCCACTCTGCACGGGCAGCCTCCATACCGTTGAGCTGCTGATGCTGCCGCGCCAGTTCAAGCGCTTCGGCTGAAGAATCGACCGACAGCACCGAGTTGGCCCCAGCCTGCAGTGCTGCCAGTGAAAAGCCACCGGAGAAGCAGAAGCAGTTGAGCACATCCGCGCCCTGCGCCAGTGCAGCCACCCGCTGCCGGTTCAGCCGCTGGTCCAGATAGAAGCCGGTTTTCTGGCCGCTGACGATGTCCACCTGATAACGCAGCCCGTGCTCTTCGATCATCACCGGCGCATCCGGCGCATTGCCACGCAGCGGACCGCTGACCTGCTGCAGCCCCTCCAGTGCGCGCACCTCAACATCTGAGCGCTCGTAGACTTGCTGGATGCCGGTCAGTGCCACCAGTTCATCGACTAGCACATCACGCCAGGCCGCCGCACCGGCAGACAGCAGCTGTACCACCAGCCAATCGCCAAAACGATCAACAATCACCCCCGGCAAGCCATCCGACTCGGCATGCACCAGCCGCATGGCATTGGTCACCGCGTGCAACGGCTGGCGGGCCGCAATCGCTGCGCTGAGGCGCCGCTGAAAGAACGCACGGTCCACCGTGTCGCGCTCTTGCGCCGTCCATACCCGCGCCCGAATCTGTGACGCCGGGCTGAACGCGGCCCAGCCGAGGAAGGTGTGATCGTGCGCCCGCACGGCGACGGTCTGCCCCGCCTCCAGCCCCTCCGGTTGCTGTGCCACCGCACCGGAAAATACCCAGGGGTGCCGCTGGCGCAAGGACTTCTCGCGACCGGGTTTCAGGATCAGGTTGGGTGTGGCTGGGCGGGTTGACATGGTCTTCTCCAGGCAGATGAAAATGAAACCGCCCCCAGTGCGGGGGCGGAGCATGCAATGCTAACGGCGAGCTACAGGACCATCAGTCACCGTAGCGACGACGGCCTTCCGGGCGGCCCTCAGAACGGCCACCACGGCGATTGCCATCTTCAGACCAGCGACGCTCGGTCGGACGGCCACCATCGCTGTGCGGGCGGCGCGGTGCCGATTCAGCCTGACCGTCACCGTAGCGACGGGCCTGACCTTCGCCGCGGTTGTCCTGGCTGAAGCGACGCGGTGCACCTTCGGTACGGCCTTCTTGCGGGAAACGACGGTTTTCGCGCGGTGCGCCATCACGGAACGACACGCCCTGACCTTCGCCACGCGACTGGCCGTCACGCTGACCCCAGCTACGTTGCTCGCCGTCGCGACGCGGGCCCGAGAAGCCACGACCCTGACCACGGCCTGCACCGTTGCGCGGTGCACCCGGCTTGCCACCGGCGGGGCGCGGCTTCACGCGCGGCTCCAGCCCCGGCACCACGGCGGCGAAAATACGGTTGCCGATGAAACGCTCGATCCGCGACAGCAGACCGCGCTCACGCGGCGACACCAGCGAAATGGCCACACCGCTACGACCGGCACGGCCGGTACGGCCAATGCGGTGGACGTAGTCTTCGGCGTTCTTCGGCAGATCGTAGTTGATCACATGGCTGATACCGTCAATGTCGATACCACGCGCGGCCACGTCGGTCGCCACCAGCAGGCGGACGTGGCCGTTGCGCAGCTGGGTCAAGGTCCGGTTGCGCTCGCGTTGCTGCATGTCACCATGCAGGGCAGCGGCAGCCCAGCCTTCATTGGCCAGGTGGTCAGCCAGATCATCGGCATCCAGCTTGGTCGCGGTAAAGATGATGGCTTGCTGCAAAGTCTGGTCGGTCAGCAGATGACTGAGCAGCTTGCCCTTGTGTGCCAGATCATCGGCATAGTGCAGGCGCTGCTCGATCTTGCCTTGCTGGGCCTGAGCCGCAGCAATCTGGATGCGTTGAGGCTCACGCAGCAGTCGGTGGGCCAAGTTGCCTACGGCGCCATCCAGCGTAGCGGAGAACAACGCGGTCTGGCGCGCAGACGAAGTCATCGCGCAGATGGCTTCCACGTCGTCGACAAAGCCCATGTCCAGCATGCGGTCGGCTTCATCCAGCACCAGCATTTCCAGCTGGGACAGGTCGATACGGCCACGCGACAGATGGTCCAGCAAACGGCCCGGGGTGGCGATCAGCACTTCGAACGGGCGCGACAGCAGGCGGTTTTGCACCGGATAAGGCATGCCGCCCACGATCGTCACGGTCGCAAAGCGGGACAGGAACTTACCGTACTGGCTGGCGGCAGTGGACACTTGGGTCGCCAGTTCACGGGTCGGGACCAGCACCAGTGCGCGCGGGCCAAAATAGCCTGCCGGGCGCGGGGTGCTGGCAATGCGTTGCAGCGCAGGCAGCAGGAAGGCAGCGGTCTTGCCGGTACCGGTGGAGGCCGAAGCCATCACGTCAGCCCCTTCCAGCAGTGCCGGAATGGCGGCCGCCTGGATCGGGGTGGGTTTTTCATAGCCGGATTCTTCCAGGGCACGCAGTACGCGCGGGTCCAGATGAAAATCGGCAAACATGGGGGTGGCGGTTTCGACCGTCATGCGGCTTCCTATCAAAGCAAAATGGTTACTACGCGAGCAGGCAGAATGCGTCCCTGCTACCCGCGTTACCATAGGCAACGGGCTGGCTGCAGACACAAGAATTCGGACAGATTGCTAGCGCACGACATCGACGCTAACCGGAGAACCACATCTCAATGTGGCAAGACACGCAGCCAGAAAGGCCACGGAATACAGTCAGGGTTCGATGTTGAAGCCCCGGAAACAGACCGGGCTGCTGCCCCTCAGGACAGACAGCCCGAGACTATAATGATTTTCTCAATAAAAATCAAGCACTTTTTGCTATGCAGCATTCGTACCCTGCGCGGCTGCGTTTTCAACGCTTCAGGTTGTCGCGAATTTCGCGCAGCAACAGCACTTCTTCACTGGGTTCTGCCGGGGCCGCAGGCGCTGCCACTTCTGCTTTCTTGAAGCGGTTCAGCTGCTTGATCACCAGAAACACCGAGAACGCCACAATCAGGAAGTTGACGATGGTATTGATGAAGGCACCATAACGCAGCACCACCGCGC harbors:
- a CDS encoding class I SAM-dependent rRNA methyltransferase — protein: MSTRPATPNLILKPGREKSLRQRHPWVFSGAVAQQPEGLEAGQTVAVRAHDHTFLGWAAFSPASQIRARVWTAQERDTVDRAFFQRRLSAAIAARQPLHAVTNAMRLVHAESDGLPGVIVDRFGDWLVVQLLSAGAAAWRDVLVDELVALTGIQQVYERSDVEVRALEGLQQVSGPLRGNAPDAPVMIEEHGLRYQVDIVSGQKTGFYLDQRLNRQRVAALAQGADVLNCFCFSGGFSLAALQAGANSVLSVDSSAEALELARQHQQLNGMEAARAEWVEADVFQYLRRLRDQNRQFDLIVLDPPKFAPTAAHVAKATRAYKDINLWALKLLKPGGHLATFTCSGGMGVELFQKVVAGAALDAGVSAQVIGRLHADLDHPSALSFPEGDYLNGLLLRKQ
- a CDS encoding DEAD/DEAH box helicase; amino-acid sequence: MTVETATPMFADFHLDPRVLRALEESGYEKPTPIQAAAIPALLEGADVMASASTGTGKTAAFLLPALQRIASTPRPAGYFGPRALVLVPTRELATQVSTAASQYGKFLSRFATVTIVGGMPYPVQNRLLSRPFEVLIATPGRLLDHLSRGRIDLSQLEMLVLDEADRMLDMGFVDDVEAICAMTSSARQTALFSATLDGAVGNLAHRLLREPQRIQIAAAQAQQGKIEQRLHYADDLAHKGKLLSHLLTDQTLQQAIIFTATKLDADDLADHLANEGWAAAALHGDMQQRERNRTLTQLRNGHVRLLVATDVAARGIDIDGISHVINYDLPKNAEDYVHRIGRTGRAGRSGVAISLVSPRERGLLSRIERFIGNRIFAAVVPGLEPRVKPRPAGGKPGAPRNGAGRGQGRGFSGPRRDGEQRSWGQRDGQSRGEGQGVSFRDGAPRENRRFPQEGRTEGAPRRFSQDNRGEGQARRYGDGQAESAPRRPHSDGGRPTERRWSEDGNRRGGRSEGRPEGRRRYGD